The Carassius auratus strain Wakin chromosome 7, ASM336829v1, whole genome shotgun sequence genome contains the following window.
TGTTGAGCGTGAACTGGTGTGAGGGTGAACACTGGTACAGCAGCTGATCTCTTAACCATGATCTTGTTTCCTAATTAAGGAATGTCttgattcacttaaaaaaaaatatctatttcaGATCACATTGTCTAGAACATAAAACTAATCAATATACTGATCAATAAATCGAGTCCTGCAATGTTTTAAAATGGAGGTTGACATTCTATTCCAGTAAAGCAAGGCATCGGGTATGTAAAAATGCTTCTTTACTAGAGCAGCAATCCTCGCCTGCAAGTTCTCGGGCCTTACGAGGCCCATTTCATTATATGTGCAAAGAAATGCATTGCAAGGaaccatgcaaaaataaaatacaatgacaCTTATGAAAACAAAAGCTACATAAACCctttataaatacaatacaattcaaAACCCTTAATGAAGATGTTATTTCGCGCTGTACTGGTACTACATGATAGCTGGCACGCTAGGCTCGATGcttttttttgtgtattgttggttttctttttttcccataGTTGCGCAGGTATTTCATGCCATCTTTGGTTGAATGCGTTAttgacaaaaatgaaaacagGTAAATGTCCGACAAAAGGGCTGCAAGAAAAATAGCATCAACTCTCTGGAGATAACTGAGCCTCGATGTCCACTCTGCAGATGGGGCATTTCTTGTTGGTGAGGAGCCATTGGTCTACACACAGTTGATGAAAGAGGTGCATACATGGAAGGCGCCTgcaataaaatcacataaaaatcaACTGCTATTCAACACAGTGAAATAAGGCATTTACCATTAGCTGAACGGttaaaaacaaaatgactaaTGCAGAGTAATTCACATGTTCCAGCAGAAGAGGGCAGCACAGAACATAAAGAGAAAGTATTCACGCCTGATGATGAGTGGCTAACAGATCAAATTATAACCCTGGAGAGTagcacataaaaaaacaatgactacatacaataaatataataaattctaCAGTGCCGATTGAAAAATGCAAGCGTTTACCTGACATCCTCCCCTTCTTCcagtatagacagacagatggtgCACTTCTCCTCTGTGTCTTCCTCCGcaccttcctcttcctcttgcttCCCATGCAGCTTTCTCTGTGCACGAGAAAGAAGCGTAAGAGCCATTATAAGTAGAATCACTGCGCCTAAATTCGAATACACTGGCGAGCAACACATAATAGCTCTTCCTGTGTCTTCTTCCCCCAAATACATAGTTGATATGAATGTTTTTAACATGGTATATTTTAGAAAGTAGTGCTGCCGCTGATGCTGGCGACACAAAATAATCACACAAGAACAGCATACATAGCATGTTACATAAACATACAGCAAAAGTCTATTTTTTATAATGAACAGCGTGCTGATCATTTAAACAACACGTCAAGCAGCATCAAAACCTAAACTTCAGACATTGCACATTatgtattttcaattaaaaagacacacacacattgtcaGTGTGCTCCTCAACTAAATTGACTAGGCCACTGTTGACTATTCCTGCCCCCGTTAACATCTACACAATATGTGAGCTAAAACATGTTATCCCAAACTATTTGTTCACATTTTTTCTCACCGAGATTGAGGTTGAGTGCATATTTTTCCCAACAGATGCCCATGCTTCAGGTGCTAACTGTTCCTCAGTGTCTCTCTCCAGCACCTTCTGTATTAGGGCGGCAGGGTTTTAGATTACTGTTATTCAGGAACCTTTTGCTACATATCAGTGACATTTCAAATGTCTACACTATGCAGCTTTTGGCAATAAAAGGACTGGGTGAGGATGTATCTGATGACACAAAAGATCTGATTATTATGGCTCctggttaagtttttttttgtgtgtgtttctaacaGGAAGCCCCTATATATAATATCCTCAAGAGTCTTTCTGTAGACTGCTGGTCCATTTTACCCAAACAGGACTTTAATTTTGACCACCTCAGTAGAAGAACACTGATGTTTGTAAGTGAATGTGTTATTACCTTTTTGTATTTGTGTGGATAGGTGCACCTCTCGATGGTAACCTGAGAAGCCCCTCGGTTCACAGTCCCAAGTCGCTCCTCTAAATGCAGCAGATCCTGTTAAAACACACAACTGGTTACAAGTGCTTATGAACGGGTTACATCATGACAAATTCTTGGTAAAAATAACAGAGCACCAGAAGGACTAACAATAACTAATCCCATTAATGGGAACGCCTGTGAGCAGCTGCTGGTCTGTGTATGTTTCTGAAGAATCCCACGGTTAGAAGTgatttaaagttttctttttattttcaacagGCTGTGTAGAGTGTATTGTTCTGTGGATCCATCACAATGTAATGCAGGCTGTTTAAAGAGGCTGTTATCGAAGGATGGGGGAGTTTAAAATGATCCTGTAGACAATAACAACTCGGCTTATGAGTGAGCAGAGCCAAAAATGGGCTTCGAGCTTTTCACATGCAAAGGGGGAATTTCTTCAAGttacagctcacacacacacacacacacacacacaaaacattattatcatcattaccTTTTTAACAGCTGCTTTCTGGTGCATCATTAGTAATATACAATcaattaatgaagaaaaaatatatatatttccatgcaTTTTTCAGGAATTTGTTTTTGGTCTTGTAAAGAAGCAAGTTTGGATCACTAAAGATTTTGGTCCACAATCCAGTTCTTACCTCATATGTGCGGCCAAAGGTCATTCTGGAGGAGATGTAGCGAATATGCGGATATGTCACTTCAGGCATTGAGCCAGTGTGCTAAAGAAAACAGAGACATACAATTAGTGACGGCACCAAGCGGGAGAGGAACACAAAGAAATGAGAGTGGATCTATTTGATCAAACGGCTCTCATAATTTAGGACTCAATATTTATGAGGCATTAGAAATTACTCACACTTATGTGCACACAAGTCATCCCATATGaatcaaatacataaaattcGAATTTCACACTTCAAATGTCTAATGAACTTGCATTATAACCTGAAATGCATAATTCATGCACCTGAAATAACAGATGCTGCGGATACACGGCTCGAGGCCGCCGCCATTAATCTGTGCCATACCTGAGAGCAAATCAGGGCTTTTTTATTCATGCTAATGTATGCATATATTTCAGCTGAAGGAGAGAAGTAGCAACACACCATCAGCTGGATAGGGAAATGGTGCAGTCTGGGTGGAGGGTGATAGTGAGGCAGATGCGGGTGCAGGTGTCCTGAAGGGTAAGGGGCTACAGTAACACCAGCCTCGATGCCCAGCTCCCTAAAACAGCAAGAAGACCCAAACCAGCATGTTAAACAACAGTTTGAAACACCAACATCACGACAAACAGAACCTGACATTATAGAGATATTCAGACATGATGTCAATTTGAAGGCTAATTCACCACAAACTCCCTCAGGAATTGCTAATTGGTTTTCAAATTAGAGGTttttgattattgttattattaggtATGTGGTGACATTAGATGATAATTACTCGGGCatataaaaataagtttagaAGAACTAACATGTATGTTTCAATTCATGtccttaaagaaacagttcacacaaaaaaataaacattttatcattatttactcgccctcatgtcagagatgttttgaagaatgctggtaatcacaAAGTTGATGGTCCCTTTTGAGATCCATAGCATTTCTTTACTCATTATGGAATTCAATGGAGACCAACAACTGTTcggttctttaaaatatcttcttttgtgttcaacataagaaagaaacttgtctggaatgacatgaggataagtaaatgatgacaaaatgtaaattttggggtgaactattccttcaagtcTTGTCAAGCAACTTTAACCACACACCTTATTTTACTTTATTCTATAAACCCAAAACTGAAATTGTAAAAATCAACTGGAAATTCATAAGGGAACCCATGGCTTCCACGCTGGCAGTTGTCAAACCATCTACTATTTAATGTACTCTACCATGCGGTCCTCTGGTCAGCCTGCCGTGGATGCGATGACATAGTTTGAGGGACGTGAATGTGATGTCCGTGACCGTAGTTGGGGTGCATTCTATGGGGATGCGGCGGGGGTCTCTCATGTGCACGCCTTAAGGAAGGAGGAATAAACGTTATAacaggaaaaaaactaaaacacgaCACTGTTTGCAGGGGCATTAACATAATGAAATAGTTCTTCTTAATACATAGAGCTaaggctttgccatcacaggcatAGATTAGAtattaaaacatagtaaaaaaaaaaaagtttttcttttatttctgaaaaatgtagtctggatgagcattagagacttgTATGCAAACATCATGAAACAGAGCTCTACAGCAACTCACGTCGGGTGCTGCATCATTCTGCGTCTCTGAACCTCCATTCTCTGCAGTATGTCATGCTGGTGGAGCCTCTGGACAGGGTTTGGGCCAAGTACGGGCAGGTGGTGTTGCAGCGCCTGGTGCTCAGGGGGAAGATGCTGCTGCAGAGGGGCACTGGAGCCTGGGAGATGGTGGGAAGGCAGGGAGGGTGGAGGAGCTGGGGGCACTGAGTGGCCTGGGCCATGAGAAGGCAGTGGGGTGTGGAAGGGGAGGACGGGGTGTGGGATGACATAGTCACCTTGTGGAGGAGGCTGTTGAGAGGGAGGAGCATTGCTGTGGGAGTGAGGACAGGAAGAGGAGGACTGGTGGTGCAGGGGGCGCGGAAGAGGGCCGTCTGGAGAAGAAAAGCAGAAAAGTTCAGATGAATGACAGAAATGAACCCCTTTCCTTTCTGAATGATTCAAAATGTTCAGACAAGTCAAAAAGTATATCAAAAACAACTAGTTTCAAGGAAACTCAGGATGGTCTGGATACTGCCCAGGTAAGTATGATTACCCTGGAGCAGATGAGTCGAACTGTTTACTAAGGATTTGACAGACAGAAGGGAATGAAGAAAGTAAagggaaaacaaagaaaaagaatggCCGCGAGATACAGGAGATAAATATAGCGAGAGAAAACGGGAGAATGTGCAAACAGGTGCTCCAGTGAGCTGTGAGTGGCAATTACTTCACTAAATTCAGGCCCACCAGGGAGCCCTGCCACGCTCATTTATATTCCACACAACACTATTGTGAGCAGAATCGGCAATTAAGTGGGACTGCTGGGCACATTACCTGCAGCACTTAACACATTAAACATCAGGTGTTTCATCTAATTACCATAAAGCACAGACGCCAGCATCTCAGCATCTTCACattctcactcgcacacacaaaaaacacaggaATCATCTCACATCGATTTGATTTTACTGCCTTCTTTTTAGAATATCTAATAAATTTGGGATGTAACAGTTTGAATTCTCCAGGTCCAGGTTGAATCATTATTCTATGGTCtctatttaatttgtaaaatacttattttatattaatcaatTTGTAAATTGGTCTTTTACTTAACTTTTAAATCCATTAAGGCCAATGACTCAGAACAATGTGGCACacagtaaccttttttttttttttatataaatgtgaacATTTATATCTGAAATGTTCTGTTGTAACTTTccaattatatgaataaaatatgtaattataaattacatttttgttttcaaaggCACTGTTATACATGACAGCTAAAACTaccaaactgttttattttttacaagaaacATTTCACCCCTGAATTAGCATTAATTTTGGattaacatgattaaaaaattACGGTAAAGGTGCGTACAAGGGGGATGCATGTAGTGCCTGCAGGAAGAGAGCTGAGGAGGTTGGGGCTGAGGCTGGGCCACTATGGCTGAGCTGAATGAGTCGGCCACAGTCTGCTGGCTGGGTCCAGGTGCAGCCTGGGAAACGTAAGCAGGAGGTCGGGAGGCGGAGCCTGGACAGCAGGGATCGAAGGCCGATGTGCCATGGAACCCTGTGCTGCTGGATCCACTGCTACGCAGTGCACTGCTACTGAGATCCACTGGCAGGGTCTGCTGAGACAGAGAAAGAAGCAGGGAAACAGAAACCAGCGGTTAATCCAGCAACAAACATGATGTTTCTGAACAAAGACATCTGGTGCATTAGCATATGgctgatgaactgactttaaagaaatataaaaggTCATCAGAATGTAGCATTGGGGTTGTATGTGCACACAGAGCTAAATTTTCAAGGAAGCTAATAGTAGTATAGTCAGAGAAGTATCTCACATCTGAACATGAGGTCTACCTGCTACAGCCTTGCATATTTTATTACAgaattaaatagtattttattactaaatattatcaTTATCCTAATCATGaataatatttgcattatttttcaatatattaagGGATAGtggacccaaaaatgaaaattatgtcattaatttattaattaattaaaagatcttaatttgtgtttggaatgacatgagggagagtaattaatgacataatataaataaattaagtctCCCCACAAGAAAACATGATGTGTAGGCAACTTCTTGTACTAGACTAAAAGAAATATTGATTGTTTTCAACAATCTGAGCAGTTCCAATAATATtccaataatatttgtataaaatggCACTGGAGTGCAATAGCTGCTTCTTCGGTGAAACTAAATCACTGTCTGAGATTAACTTAAAAGAGAAACATTTTATAAGTGACTTTTAATGTGGTGGCACACCATAATAACTGGAAAATCATATATGGGAGGTCAAGAATGTGACTGTGGTAGCTGAAGAAGACCATTCAAGTTGAGCCCCATATTTAGCTTGATAAGCAGTCGTCAGTTTGTCATGCAagaatgttgttatttttttttatatgacgaGCTACTGCTCTTCTGCTCCACCTATGATTTAAAAGAAGCTACTGTAATATCTTCACGGGACAGGGTTGTGGAAAATGTTTGGAAGCTACAGAATGACTAACATCTCTAACAACACTTAATATATGCAAAGTTAAGTCTGCAGCAGACAGGCACATATTCAGATCATGTGCAGTTGATTTATTGGCAGTCTTGTTTTAGTCAGCTGCCTGAATTGTTTAATACCTAGGTTTAGTGGTTTGTTCAATAGTGAGCTGCATTTCTCATCAAATAATATATTCCACATACTTCAAAAAAGGCACACATCAGgtccatatttaaaaaaaaaaatgacactagaCACTAGAAATTATACACATAACCAAAACTATTACATTCTTTTCAAAATGAGGGGGCGTACACCCCAAATCTAATCCTTTACACACTTTGATGTTTAAAAATGCCTGACATCACATCGTTTCACTCCACATCTCCCGTCTGCGCATTTCTGATGACTAGCTATTGGCACTTAATGCTCACTGCCCCATCATCAAAGGCAACAGACTTTTGCCAAACATATTTCTCATATAAACAACTTAGTTTAGCCCAGCACACACTGAGACAAAGGGTCATGGCATACATGACCAAAAATGCACAAGTTTTcgacacacactcatgctcatgCACAACATGCACATGCAACACTTCTCTAGGCTGGTAAATAATAGAATTCAGCAGCCAAGACAATTAGTTCGGTGTGAATTATTCAACAACACCGAGAGGATGGCCTTAAACAAAAACCCTGGTGGAACAGCtcagctccaaaaaaaaaaaaaattaataaaggtgCTTTGTATTTTCCTTTTCATATTCAAAACATGAAGGGTGATTTAGTATTTCAAGAAAGCAGGATCTTAACTAATTCCAATCAAAAACATATGCTGCTAAATGCAAACCATGTGTGAAATGAAAAACAGACGGTGTTGTCAACAATACGGACATTATGATTCAAACAGTCAACGtattatttggattttttccCCTCAATTTATGTAGAAAAATAGCCCCCCCCCTCAATTTATGAAGCAAAAAGGGTTTAATTCATACACACAATGAACAAAGAAGACAAGAAAATGGGTTTCATGGGTTTCAGCTTATAATATCCTCGCCTTTTCCACCACTCACAATACAAGGTTCTCAAGAAGCTGTTACGCAGTTATTAAGGTACCTGGTCGTGGTACTGGTTACTGCTGCTCACCCCTCCACAGGGCGCAGGCATGGCAGTGGGCCTCTCCAGAGGGCAGCTGGACTCTGGGAAGGCTAAGGAAGAAGGGACCGGGGTGGTGTGGTGGTGATGGTGGAAGTGGTGCGCGTGACCATGGGAGTGCTGGGAGCCAGACTGCTGTGTCGTCCCAGCTTGCATGCACCCTGAGTGGGTGTGCCCCATGGAGAGGTGCCCTGAAGATGGCCCGCTGCAAGGAGAGTGCTGGGGGCAACAAGAGGGTAACCTGGGCATCGCCACTCCTCCATTCTCACCAGACAAGCTTCTTCTGCTGCCATCTGATTGGGGGATAAAGACATACAATTAAAAACCAATACAAACATATCAATAATCAGTGTCAGTGTCGATTATTGAACGGCAGCATCTGGAGAGTTTACCTTCGGTGGCAGTGGTGATGGTGGTGCTGGGTCCTGGCACTCCACTATGGCTCTGAGCAGCCAGTGTGCTATCAGGGGCAGCCACTGAGCAGCTACTGGAGGGACCAGGACCCTCCTGTGGCGATTCTGAGGTACAGGCATTatgggaagaggaagaagaactgACGGACTGTGGGTGTGTGCTGTCAGAAGTGGTTGGCACGACTGAGAGATCTGAAGATGGATCAGCATatataaagacaaacaaaaacataaatggtaaataaataatataaacttctgattagtgattaatattatattggtTATTTGCCGATAAATACAATGTATATTTTCATCGGTGTTGGTCAAtactaatttgtttaaatgtgcaGTCTCATTTTCCCTTATATTAGCTTTGCCATCATTTaatgaaatcaatttaatattactgttaagTAAGTAAATGTCTCTGAAAACATCTCatatgctcaccgaggctgcattcatttaatcaaaaacatagAAAGTCGAGAGTATATATTAtagattgtaatatatttaaatattattttatttttctattttattgtattttaaaatgtaatttattcctgtgacggcaaagctgaattatcagcagccattactccttcaatgtcacatggtccttctAATATGATAAAATCATACTTATAAACTGATGGGGTGCAAATCagaaacataacttttttttcaaagactaaaatagtttttttttttaattattaaaaataactgaataatgataaaaaatactgGCCCCACATTTTTTAGCTGTAATGCATTTTCATactgtgcattataatgttttgATACCTAAATTcatgtagcatttaaaatgactgatttaagtttttttcagtgtgttttattttaaataaagaacatGATTCAGTATCAGCCAGAATTTTACCATCAGTGCATATGCACTGCAGCAGACTGTAAGTACACCTTCAATAATAACTATAAGGATATTAATAATAAGGGTCTTAACTTAAAGGCATTTGTTGCAACTGGCAACAGATGGTTTCCTCCAGCTTTAGAACATCAGTGTGAGCATGCATGTGCgttttcacactcacacacttcatTCAAGAAGTGGCCCATGAGGATATCTTACTCATTAACATTCCATTGCGAGTAATCCATCTGCTTTTTCCTCGCAAATTAATTTCTCACAACGTCAAAAGAAATGCAAATGCAATCATATCTCAGCCTGCTCTTTTACCTCCCCACCAGCTACAGACCCCAAAGGCAAACAAAGAGACACTTTATGACAGTAAATCAAACAGAACTATGTAAATGAGTTTTCCTTTGACAAACCTCAAGATTCAGAAGCATATCACAGATTAATGAGATAACACTACACAGATTTTATTTCCTTATCCAGAATGGCAGTTTAATTGGTTCCTATACTAGTTCTCTCTGAATCTTTGGGGCCAAGCGGCTGATTGCATAACAGACAGACTTCATTATGTAGTCTGCAAATGAAATCAGAATTAAACTCAATTACACACAATAAAAGGGATGCTTTTGGTGTCCATCAGTCTGTGGTTGTGAGAGAATGCTGTGCAGCTGCGAAGGCTATTTATGCTGCTGTGCATGCTGAAACGATATAGATTAATCATTATTAACGGGGCCTGAACACACAGTCGAGCTGCAATCCACAGCGCTGAACAACACTAACCGAATCTACCAGATTCATTCCTCCTCCCCCTCACACAGCGATACAGCTCAAAGACCGCTCACAGTGAAAGATGAGTAGATTAGATGTGACATCTAATATTTCCCAAACCCACGCAGTGTTGAACTGGGTGATCTAATTCTCATTCCCTCCTTTATGTTCCAGACCGGAAGACCATCACTGCAGCACAGAGTCAGGGAGACGCTCATCAAATACTCatcaaacatttcaaataatggCTGACACGCACAAAAAGAATCTCTCCCCTTGATTTTAGGGCTCAGCAAAATTGGACAGCAGATTGTTTTTACTTGTTATGGTTGTGCAAcacatttatgttgttttaaatgttctgGTTACAGCTAATGCATTTTGAGCATTTGAATTTTAGCATGAGAAGAGGTCATGACCGGACTATATTCAGAAAGCCTTTTCATGTTATGAAACGAGGGGATATTAAATTCCTGTCGAGTTCCTGTTTCTGTTGTTCCAAGTTCTTgcgttttattgttttattaacattaaagggttagttcgcccaaaaaattattaatttactcactcttaagtggttttcttttttaaacttaaatgagtttctgtcttttgttgaacataaaagttaatttgaagaatgtgggtaaacaaacatttgctggtccccactgagttcaaagtcaatgtggaccagctAACTAtaggttacccacattctttaataacagaataaaaattttagggtgaactatagCTTAAATGACAGTTTACAGCATGTTTAGTCTCATGTCCCTTTAAAAGCTGCACGCATGTAATATACAGACATGCAAGATAACTAAGTCCAGTAACCAGGCACTGTGTAACAGGCTTTTTAGTGCATGCGCTTCAGGTGTACGTGCTCAGAAAAAGTGCACATCAAAACAGTATGCGTATGAAATGTTTAACCggcaaggctttaaagcacatgcaaattaccattttttccggactataagtcacacttttttcatagtttggctggtccacGGCTGGGACACACGCAACCACACgcctacagacatatttagctgagcaaTCCAAAGGAAGGGAGCGAAAAGTAGGTCCATTTCGACAGAAAAGGCAAAgaagttacttgcaaaatatgctacacaatattaaaataaagtacagtagcTATGCAATTACAATGCTGTATCACTTGTGACacaaacatccacaagcaaatgaaaggTGCTTCCCAAAGCTGATCTTTATTCCCAGGACATCTGTGCCATTGGAGAGGGTGTGTCTGCCGCGGGCTGTCCACAGGCTGCGCTCCAACCCCACGTCACgacatgttacattttttaaataaaaattgaataaataatcgCGGCCGAAA
Protein-coding sequences here:
- the rnf111 gene encoding E3 ubiquitin-protein ligase Arkadia isoform X1, whose amino-acid sequence is MKSEIPSDVRRKQEPLKGPLANPEPMETAKSFPAEMEVIGKAGSDFSSPLCPETRLRPSRDAGGRRDCERGLSGRKKRKSQQPGPSYCSLKEAPVSEEALTPPHHMPMLLETRSEDERNPESSLSDCASSPSSSLRFGDSDTLSSEEDGRPMTVRQQQLKVSGSASTGSAGGGPGNAVGMRPLVARTRASRSHKWARLEPESNHVKRPCLNSHRPLHRKRFVKGGTGGGAQQTPRQKERLLLQRKKREVFARKKYALLHSTSSSSEELTSDSSSPSSTEAEDELYVDVSSSSSQASTAAVASGVLDEDVVVIEATPALAVPASEEINVTSTDSEVEIVTVGDAFRSRSVGSHGRMHWGPSCSQSRAQEGRGRHRLSTVIQPLRQSAGEVVDLTVDEDDLSVVPTTSDSTHPQSVSSSSSSHNACTSESPQEGPGPSSSCSVAAPDSTLAAQSHSGVPGPSTTITTATEDGSRRSLSGENGGVAMPRLPSCCPQHSPCSGPSSGHLSMGHTHSGCMQAGTTQQSGSQHSHGHAHHFHHHHHTTPVPSSLAFPESSCPLERPTAMPAPCGGVSSSNQYHDQQTLPVDLSSSALRSSGSSSTGFHGTSAFDPCCPGSASRPPAYVSQAAPGPSQQTVADSFSSAIVAQPQPQPPQLSSCRHYMHPPYGPLPRPLHHQSSSSCPHSHSNAPPSQQPPPQGDYVIPHPVLPFHTPLPSHGPGHSVPPAPPPSLPSHHLPGSSAPLQQHLPPEHQALQHHLPVLGPNPVQRLHQHDILQRMEVQRRRMMQHPTRAHERPPPHPHRMHPNYGHGHHIHVPQTMSSHPRQADQRTAWELGIEAGVTVAPYPSGHLHPHLPHYHPPPRLHHFPIQLMHTGSMPEVTYPHIRYISSRMTFGRTYEDLLHLEERLGTVNRGASQVTIERCTYPHKYKKKVLERDTEEQLAPEAWASVGKNMHSTSISRKLHGKQEEEEGAEEDTEEKCTICLSILEEGEDVRRLPCMHLFHQLCVDQWLLTNKKCPICRVDIEAQLSPES
- the rnf111 gene encoding E3 ubiquitin-protein ligase Arkadia isoform X3; its protein translation is MKSEIPSDVRRKQEPLKGPLANPEPMETAKSFPAEMEVIGKAGSDFSSPLCPETRLRPSRDAGGRRDCERGLSGRKKRKSQQPGPSYCSLKEAPVSEEALTPPHHMPMLLETRSEDERNPESSLSDCASSPSSSLRFGDSDTLSSEEDGRPMTVRQQQLKVSGSASTGSAGGGPGNAVGMRPLVARTRASRSHKWARLEPESNHVKRPCLNSHRPLHRKRFVKGGTGGGAQQTPRQKERLLLQRKKREVFARKKYALLHSTSSSSEELTSDSSSPSSTEAEDELYVDVSSSSSQASTAAVASGVLDEDVVVIEATPALAVPASEEINVTSTDSEVEIVTVGDAFRSRSVGSHGRMHWGPSCSQSRAQEGRGRHRLSTVIQPLRQSAGEVVDLTVDEDDLSVVPTTSDSTHPQSVSSSSSSHNACTSESPQEGPGPSSSCSVAAPDSTLAAQSHSGVPGPSTTITTATEDGSRRSLSGENGGVAMPRLPSCCPQHSPCSGPSSGHLSMGHTHSGCMQAGTTQQSGSQHSHGHAHHFHHHHHTTPVPSSLAFPESSCPLERPTAMPAPCGGVSSSNQYHDQQTLPVDLSSSALRSSGSSSTGFHGTSAFDPCCPGSASRPPAYVSQAAPGPSQQTVADSFSSAIVAQPQPQPPQLSSCRHYMHPPYGPLPRPLHHQSSSSCPHSHSNAPPSQQPPPQGDYVIPHPVLPFHTPLPSHGPGHSVPPAPPPSLPSHHLPGSSAPLQQHLPPEHQALQHHLPVLGPNPVQRLHQHDILQRMEVQRRRMMQHPTRAHERPPPHPHRMHPNYGHGHHIHVPQTMSSHPRQADQRTAWELGIEAGVTVAPYPSGHLHPHLPHYHPPPRLHHFPIQLMHTGSMPEVTYPHIRYISSRMTFGRTYEDLLHLEERLGTVNRGASQVTIERCTYPHKYKKRKLHGKQEEEEGAEEDTEEKCTICLSILEEGEDVRRLPCMHLFHQLCVDQWLLTNKKCPICRVDIEAQLSPES
- the rnf111 gene encoding E3 ubiquitin-protein ligase Arkadia isoform X2; translated protein: MKSEIPSDVRRKQEPLKGPLANPEPMETAKSFPAEMEVIGKAGSDFSSPLCPETRLRPSRDAGGRRDCERGLSGRKKRKSQQPGPSYCSLKEAPVSEEALTPPHHMPMLLETRSEDERNPESSLSDCASSPSSSLRFGDSDTLSSEEDGRPMTVRQQQLKVSGSASTGSAGGGPGNAVGMRPLVARTRASRSHKWARLEPESNHVKRPCLNSHRPLHRKRFVKGGTGGGAQQTPRQKERLLLQRKKREVFARKKYALLHSTSSSSEELTSDSSSPSSTEAEDELYVDVSSSSSQASTAAVASGVLDEDVVVIEATPALAVPASEEINVTSTDSEVEIVTVGDAFRSRSVGSHGRMHWGPSCSQSRAQEGRGRHRLSTVIQPLRQSAGEVVDLTVDEDDLSVVPTTSDSTHPQSVSSSSSSHNACTSESPQEGPGPSSSCSVAAPDSTLAAQSHSGVPGPSTTITTATEDGSRRSLSGENGGVAMPRLPSCCPQHSPCSGPSSGHLSMGHTHSGCMQAGTTQQSGSQHSHGHAHHFHHHHHTTPVPSSLAFPESSCPLERPTAMPAPCGGVSSSNQYHDQTLPVDLSSSALRSSGSSSTGFHGTSAFDPCCPGSASRPPAYVSQAAPGPSQQTVADSFSSAIVAQPQPQPPQLSSCRHYMHPPYGPLPRPLHHQSSSSCPHSHSNAPPSQQPPPQGDYVIPHPVLPFHTPLPSHGPGHSVPPAPPPSLPSHHLPGSSAPLQQHLPPEHQALQHHLPVLGPNPVQRLHQHDILQRMEVQRRRMMQHPTRAHERPPPHPHRMHPNYGHGHHIHVPQTMSSHPRQADQRTAWELGIEAGVTVAPYPSGHLHPHLPHYHPPPRLHHFPIQLMHTGSMPEVTYPHIRYISSRMTFGRTYEDLLHLEERLGTVNRGASQVTIERCTYPHKYKKKVLERDTEEQLAPEAWASVGKNMHSTSISRKLHGKQEEEEGAEEDTEEKCTICLSILEEGEDVRRLPCMHLFHQLCVDQWLLTNKKCPICRVDIEAQLSPES
- the rnf111 gene encoding E3 ubiquitin-protein ligase Arkadia isoform X4, giving the protein MKSEIPSDVRRKQEPLKGPLANPEPMETAKSFPAEMEVIGKAGSDFSSPLCPETRLRPSRDAGGRRDCERGLSGRKKRKSQQPGPSYCSLKEAPVSEEALTPPHHMPMLLETRSEDERNPESSLSDCASSPSSSLRFGDSDTLSSEEDGRPMTVRQQQLKVSGSASTGSAGGGPGNAVGMRPLVARTRASRSHKWARLEPESNHVKRPCLNSHRPLHRKRFVKGGTGGGAQQTPRQKERLLLQRKKREVFARKKYALLHSTSSSSEELTSDSSSPSSTEAEDELYVDVSSSSSQASTAAVASGVLDEDVVVIEATPALAVPASEEINVTSTDSEVEIVTVGDAFRSRSVGSHGRMHWGPSCSQSRAQEGRGRHRLSTVIQPLRQSAGEVVDLTVDEDDLSVVPTTSDSTHPQSVSSSSSSHNACTSESPQEGPGPSSSCSVAAPDSTLAAQSHSGVPGPSTTITTATEDGSRRSLSGENGGVAMPRLPSCCPQHSPCSGPSSGHLSMGHTHSGCMQAGTTQQSGSQHSHGHAHHFHHHHHTTPVPSSLAFPESSCPLERPTAMPAPCGGVSSSNQYHDQTLPVDLSSSALRSSGSSSTGFHGTSAFDPCCPGSASRPPAYVSQAAPGPSQQTVADSFSSAIVAQPQPQPPQLSSCRHYMHPPYGPLPRPLHHQSSSSCPHSHSNAPPSQQPPPQGDYVIPHPVLPFHTPLPSHGPGHSVPPAPPPSLPSHHLPGSSAPLQQHLPPEHQALQHHLPVLGPNPVQRLHQHDILQRMEVQRRRMMQHPTRAHERPPPHPHRMHPNYGHGHHIHVPQTMSSHPRQADQRTAWELGIEAGVTVAPYPSGHLHPHLPHYHPPPRLHHFPIQLMHTGSMPEVTYPHIRYISSRMTFGRTYEDLLHLEERLGTVNRGASQVTIERCTYPHKYKKRKLHGKQEEEEGAEEDTEEKCTICLSILEEGEDVRRLPCMHLFHQLCVDQWLLTNKKCPICRVDIEAQLSPES